One Natrinema longum genomic window carries:
- a CDS encoding ABC transporter, which produces MSGHRRLLIAVFEKQLILLKRYWLNTVLMLFGVYLMFAMVFFGGQTVGGNSIDSALDTVVIGFFLFLAASAAYFDVARSIMQEAQWGTLEQLYMSPFGIGHVLGVKTVFNIVVSIGLAIGLLGLMLVTTGRSLTVDLVTIVPLLVMTILPAVGIGYFIAGLSLLYKRIENVQQLLQFGFVGLIAAPGAVQGPILVFLPLSFGSDLLMRAMTDGTRLWEFSLLELTALVGSSVGYLVVGYVIFGRFVERTRKRGIMGHY; this is translated from the coding sequence ATGTCCGGTCATCGGAGACTGCTGATCGCGGTCTTCGAAAAGCAGTTGATCCTGCTCAAACGCTACTGGCTCAACACGGTTCTGATGCTCTTTGGTGTCTACCTCATGTTTGCAATGGTCTTTTTCGGCGGGCAAACGGTCGGCGGTAACAGCATCGATAGCGCCCTCGATACTGTCGTCATCGGATTCTTCCTGTTTCTGGCCGCGAGTGCTGCGTACTTCGACGTCGCGCGGAGCATCATGCAAGAAGCGCAGTGGGGAACGCTCGAGCAGTTGTACATGTCTCCGTTTGGTATTGGTCACGTACTCGGGGTCAAGACGGTCTTCAACATCGTCGTCAGCATCGGGCTGGCGATCGGGTTGCTGGGACTGATGCTCGTGACCACCGGCCGATCCCTCACGGTCGACCTCGTCACGATCGTTCCCCTGCTCGTCATGACGATCCTTCCGGCAGTCGGGATCGGCTACTTCATCGCCGGACTCTCCTTGCTGTACAAGCGAATCGAGAACGTTCAGCAGTTGCTCCAGTTCGGTTTCGTGGGGCTTATCGCGGCCCCGGGAGCGGTGCAGGGACCGATTCTGGTCTTCCTTCCGTTGAGTTTCGGGAGCGACCTGTTGATGCGAGCGATGACGGACGGGACTCGACTGTGGGAGTTTTCGCTGCTCGAGTTGACGGCTCTCGTGGGGAGTAGCGTCGGGTATCTCGTCGTCGGATACGTTATTTTTGGACGATTCGTCGAACGAACCCGCAAGCGCGGCATCATGGGCCACTACTGA
- a CDS encoding NADH-quinone oxidoreductase subunit A, translating into MNDWIAIGALALVGVLIPVGMMSVSYLLRPTVPETSKRATYESGEIPTGGTRIRFNIQYYMVALLFVVFDIETVLLFPWAVAYQDALAADIPLVRALGPMLLFVAILLVGLAWAWRTGAVQWAQTPRQLETDRS; encoded by the coding sequence ATGAATGATTGGATCGCCATCGGGGCGCTGGCGCTCGTCGGGGTACTGATACCGGTCGGGATGATGTCGGTATCGTATCTCCTGCGGCCCACCGTGCCCGAAACGAGCAAACGAGCCACCTACGAGAGTGGCGAGATTCCGACCGGCGGAACGCGCATCCGGTTCAATATCCAGTACTACATGGTTGCGCTGCTGTTCGTCGTCTTCGATATCGAGACCGTCCTCCTGTTCCCGTGGGCGGTCGCCTATCAGGATGCGCTCGCGGCGGATATTCCACTCGTCCGTGCGCTCGGGCCGATGCTGTTGTTCGTCGCCATCCTGCTCGTCGGACTCGCGTGGGCGTGGCGCACGGGTGCAGTACAGTGGGCACAGACACCCCGCCAGCTGGAAACTGACAGATCATGA
- a CDS encoding NADH-quinone oxidoreductase subunit B encodes MSSEQPRKQIYDSTAPSTDTRDSRIGEGADDRFNSKLREAFGSTPFILTKFDKFMNWVRGNSMFMLQFGIACCSIEMMHTYAIKHDLDRFGAGVPRASPRQADVMIVPGTIVSKFGPRMKRVYDQMPEPKFVVGMGSCTISGGPFQEGYNVVKGAEEIIPIDIHVPGCPPRPEALVYGIVKLQERIRNGESTPVVVKPYELEEFGDLPEDELVQKLASEIDEDDLVMRYNWADSP; translated from the coding sequence ATGAGTAGCGAACAACCACGCAAGCAAATCTACGACAGCACCGCACCGTCGACGGACACCCGCGACTCGCGGATCGGCGAGGGTGCCGACGACCGCTTCAACTCCAAGCTCCGCGAGGCCTTCGGGTCGACCCCGTTCATCCTCACGAAGTTCGACAAATTCATGAACTGGGTGCGGGGCAACTCGATGTTCATGCTCCAGTTCGGGATCGCGTGTTGCAGCATCGAGATGATGCACACGTACGCGATCAAACACGACCTCGACCGCTTCGGGGCCGGTGTTCCCCGCGCCTCGCCCCGACAGGCCGACGTGATGATCGTCCCCGGGACGATCGTTTCGAAGTTCGGCCCCCGCATGAAGCGGGTCTACGACCAGATGCCCGAACCCAAGTTCGTCGTCGGCATGGGCTCGTGTACGATTTCGGGCGGCCCCTTCCAGGAAGGGTACAACGTCGTCAAGGGAGCCGAGGAGATCATCCCCATCGACATCCACGTTCCCGGCTGCCCACCGCGACCGGAAGCGCTCGTCTACGGCATCGTCAAACTCCAGGAGCGGATCCGCAACGGCGAGTCGACCCCCGTCGTCGTCAAGCCCTACGAACTCGAGGAGTTCGGCGACCTGCCGGAGGACGAACTCGTCCAGAAACTGGCGAGCGAGATCGACGAAGACGACCTCGTCATGCGATACAACTGGGCTGATTCGCCATGA
- a CDS encoding complex I subunit 1/NuoH family protein gives MSGMASVPLQDTVLLPERLGDLTGLDQFGLAGELLATLIGAVFVGSLMLTMTALAGPWAKRKITASFTDRISINQIGPAGIGIIIADAVRMLSKELIVPENADRPAWDLAPIVVVSSALLGFAVIPMGNGIQLADPEVGLAYVFAVSGIASLGLVMAGYASANKYSMLGGLRAVAQNVAYEIPLVVTGMSVVIFAGTLQMGEIVAAQGETFVTIVGIDVPRWYALVNPFAFVLFLVANFAEVGRNPFDTPEAPTEIVAGYQTEYSSVYFVLIYLGEFLHIFLGGAIIATIFLGGPAGPVLPGIVWFIIKIWAVFFATQWLRSAVPRVRIDQLIEIGWKGLLVLAFANLVLTAVIVGLIA, from the coding sequence ATGTCCGGCATGGCGTCGGTCCCGCTGCAGGATACCGTCTTGCTTCCCGAGCGATTGGGGGATCTGACGGGGCTCGACCAGTTCGGGCTCGCCGGCGAACTGCTGGCGACTCTCATCGGGGCGGTATTCGTCGGCTCCCTGATGCTCACGATGACCGCTCTCGCTGGTCCGTGGGCGAAGCGAAAGATTACCGCCTCCTTTACGGATCGAATCTCGATCAACCAGATCGGTCCCGCCGGAATCGGGATCATCATCGCCGACGCCGTTCGGATGCTCTCGAAGGAGTTGATCGTTCCCGAGAACGCGGATCGTCCAGCGTGGGATCTCGCGCCGATCGTCGTCGTCTCCTCGGCCCTGCTGGGCTTTGCCGTCATTCCGATGGGGAACGGGATCCAACTCGCGGACCCCGAAGTCGGACTCGCCTACGTCTTCGCAGTGTCGGGAATCGCGAGCCTCGGACTGGTGATGGCCGGCTACGCGTCGGCGAACAAGTACTCGATGCTCGGCGGGCTCCGCGCGGTGGCACAGAACGTCGCCTACGAGATCCCGCTGGTCGTCACCGGGATGTCCGTCGTGATCTTCGCCGGCACGCTGCAGATGGGCGAAATCGTCGCGGCACAGGGCGAGACGTTCGTGACGATCGTGGGGATCGACGTTCCGCGGTGGTACGCGCTGGTCAATCCCTTCGCGTTCGTCCTCTTTCTGGTGGCGAACTTCGCTGAGGTCGGCCGCAACCCCTTCGACACGCCGGAGGCACCGACCGAGATCGTCGCTGGCTACCAGACCGAGTACTCCTCGGTCTACTTCGTGTTGATCTATCTCGGGGAGTTCCTCCACATCTTCCTCGGCGGTGCGATCATCGCGACGATCTTCCTCGGCGGACCCGCCGGCCCCGTCCTGCCGGGCATCGTCTGGTTCATCATCAAGATCTGGGCGGTGTTCTTCGCGACGCAGTGGCTGCGCTCGGCGGTTCCCCGCGTCCGGATCGACCAACTGATCGAGATCGGCTGGAAGGGGCTGCTCGTGTTGGCCTTCGCCAATCTCGTCTTGACCGCGGTAATCGTGGGACTGATAGCATGA
- a CDS encoding NADH-quinone oxidoreductase subunit D, which translates to MSTGLERGQQPPVEVSEDDLAALIGDRALARDDHLNAPGFVIRPDDVQSVLTDLQDEAGFDHLANLTAQEYADRYESIYHLRKYADPTQEVSIVVPTTTDNPVSQTAEPVFRTADWHEREAFDLVGIDYEGHPDPRRILLPETWQGHPLSRGYDQEKPQLVTLSEHANPVQPDHHDDESDTMFLNIGPHHPATHGVLHIETVLDGETVVDVDPDIGYLHRCEEQMCQNGTYRHQIMPYPDRWDYVSAGLLNEWAYARTAEDLADIEVPDYAQVIRTMGAELCRIASHMLALATFALDVYGDFTAIFQYGMRDREVVQDILEDLTGQRLMFNYFRLGGVAWDLPEPREEFFEKTRDFLDGLPAKVDEYNDLLTGNEIFQIRCHDTGILEPEVAKQYGCTGPVARGSGIDYDLRRDDPYGYYENLEWDVVTEDGCDNYSRVLVRMQEVEESAKIIEQCVDLLEDWPEDERTVQSNVPRTLKPDADTEIYRAVEAAKGELGIYMRSDGTDKPGRFKIRSPCFHNLSALPEMSEGEYIPDLIASLGSLDIVLGEVDR; encoded by the coding sequence ATGAGCACGGGACTCGAGCGAGGACAGCAGCCACCGGTCGAAGTGTCGGAAGACGACCTCGCGGCCCTGATCGGTGATCGCGCGCTCGCACGCGACGATCACCTGAACGCACCGGGATTCGTGATCCGGCCGGACGACGTCCAGAGCGTCCTCACGGACCTGCAAGACGAGGCGGGGTTCGATCACCTCGCCAACCTCACCGCACAGGAGTACGCCGACCGGTACGAATCGATCTACCACCTCCGAAAGTACGCCGATCCGACCCAGGAGGTCTCGATCGTCGTCCCGACGACCACCGATAACCCGGTCAGCCAGACCGCCGAACCGGTCTTTCGAACCGCCGACTGGCACGAGCGGGAAGCCTTCGACCTCGTCGGCATCGACTACGAGGGCCACCCCGATCCGCGTCGGATCCTCCTGCCCGAGACCTGGCAGGGCCATCCGCTCTCGCGGGGCTACGACCAGGAGAAACCACAGCTCGTGACTCTCTCGGAGCACGCCAATCCGGTCCAACCGGACCACCACGACGACGAGTCGGACACGATGTTCCTCAATATCGGTCCGCACCACCCGGCGACCCACGGCGTGCTCCACATCGAGACGGTGCTGGACGGCGAGACGGTCGTCGACGTCGACCCCGACATCGGCTATCTGCACCGCTGTGAAGAGCAGATGTGCCAGAACGGGACCTACCGCCACCAGATCATGCCGTACCCGGACCGCTGGGACTACGTCTCCGCCGGCCTGCTCAACGAGTGGGCATACGCGCGGACGGCGGAGGATCTCGCCGACATCGAGGTCCCCGACTACGCGCAGGTCATTCGAACGATGGGGGCCGAGCTCTGCCGGATCGCCTCCCACATGCTCGCGCTTGCCACCTTCGCGCTGGACGTCTACGGCGACTTTACCGCCATCTTCCAGTATGGCATGCGCGACCGCGAGGTCGTCCAGGACATCCTGGAGGACCTGACCGGCCAGCGGCTCATGTTCAACTACTTCCGGCTCGGTGGGGTCGCCTGGGACCTGCCCGAACCCCGCGAGGAGTTCTTCGAGAAGACGCGAGACTTCCTCGACGGGCTCCCCGCGAAGGTCGACGAGTACAACGATCTGCTGACCGGCAACGAGATCTTCCAGATCCGGTGTCACGACACCGGGATTCTCGAGCCCGAGGTGGCCAAACAGTACGGCTGTACCGGGCCCGTGGCCCGGGGCTCGGGCATCGATTACGACCTCCGTCGGGACGACCCCTACGGCTACTACGAGAACCTCGAGTGGGACGTCGTCACCGAAGACGGCTGCGACAACTACTCCCGCGTCCTCGTGCGCATGCAGGAGGTCGAGGAGTCCGCGAAGATCATCGAGCAGTGTGTCGACTTGCTCGAGGACTGGCCCGAAGACGAGCGGACGGTCCAGAGCAACGTGCCACGGACGCTCAAGCCGGACGCGGACACGGAGATTTACCGCGCCGTCGAGGCCGCGAAGGGCGAACTCGGGATTTACATGCGCTCGGACGGGACGGACAAGCCGGGTCGGTTCAAGATCCGGAGTCCGTGTTTCCACAACCTCTCGGCGCTGCCCGAAATGTCCGAAGGGGAGTACATCCCGGACCTGATCGCGTCGCTTGGCAGCCTCGATATCGTGCTCGGGGAGGTGGACCGGTAA
- a CDS encoding NuoI/complex I 23 kDa subunit family protein has product MIGILKSMATTMKHALDGSTFTVEYPETAPDVSPRFRGVHKFSQERCIWCRQCENVCPNDTIQIVTNDQRQGEQYNLHIGQCIYCRLCEEVCPVDAILLTENFEFTADTKHDFVYNKEQLKAVPWYKDIDPLAAREPDRDAWVGEGEGEVDYQ; this is encoded by the coding sequence ATGATCGGGATACTCAAATCGATGGCAACGACGATGAAGCACGCACTGGACGGCTCCACCTTCACGGTGGAGTACCCCGAGACCGCACCGGACGTCTCGCCCCGGTTCAGGGGCGTCCACAAGTTCAGTCAGGAGCGGTGCATCTGGTGTCGTCAGTGCGAGAACGTCTGTCCGAACGACACGATCCAGATCGTCACGAACGACCAACGACAGGGCGAACAGTACAACCTCCACATCGGGCAGTGTATCTACTGCCGGCTCTGCGAGGAAGTCTGTCCCGTCGACGCCATCCTCCTCACGGAGAACTTCGAGTTCACTGCGGACACGAAACACGACTTCGTCTACAACAAAGAACAGCTGAAAGCCGTTCCGTGGTACAAGGACATCGACCCGCTCGCCGCCCGCGAACCCGATCGGGACGCGTGGGTCGGTGAAGGCGAGGGAGAGGTCGACTATCAGTAA
- a CDS encoding NADH-quinone oxidoreductase subunit J: MNYELIAFALFALVTLASAMGVVLMQDPWHSALLLGVALLSVAVHYVMLAAEFVAMMQVLVYVGGVLVLITFAVMLTQRDDTDADTEVVQA, from the coding sequence ATGAACTACGAGCTGATCGCGTTCGCGCTGTTTGCCCTCGTGACGCTGGCCAGCGCGATGGGTGTCGTGCTCATGCAGGACCCGTGGCATTCGGCGCTCCTGCTGGGCGTGGCGCTGCTCAGCGTGGCGGTCCACTACGTGATGCTGGCGGCGGAGTTCGTCGCCATGATGCAGGTCCTCGTCTACGTCGGCGGGGTCCTCGTCCTCATCACGTTCGCCGTCATGTTGACCCAGCGCGACGACACCGACGCTGACACAGAGGTGGTACAGGCATGA
- a CDS encoding AIR carboxylase family protein: MSDSITELIDRLHDEATQDRPSEETPDVGIVMGSDSDLETMMTGGKRPGAYDAFVEELGFAEQTDFESPPDERFTFETYVTSAHRTPDLMTAYAETAEERGLEVLVAGAGGKSADLPNMTASIAYPLPVIGVPVQEKSVDSVIGMPTGAPMVAVDAGKSFNAALSAAQILARQHDEIRARLVDYHEDLREGVGTVSRDLHDGGTPSFRNRE; encoded by the coding sequence ATGAGCGACAGCATCACCGAACTGATCGACCGCCTGCACGACGAAGCGACGCAGGACCGTCCGTCCGAGGAAACGCCCGACGTCGGCATCGTGATGGGCAGCGACTCCGACCTCGAGACGATGATGACCGGCGGCAAACGCCCCGGTGCCTACGACGCCTTCGTCGAGGAACTGGGCTTCGCCGAGCAAACGGACTTCGAGAGTCCACCCGACGAGCGGTTCACCTTCGAGACCTACGTGACCTCTGCCCACCGAACGCCCGACTTAATGACGGCTTACGCCGAGACGGCCGAGGAGCGCGGTCTCGAGGTACTCGTCGCCGGGGCGGGCGGCAAGTCCGCTGACCTCCCGAACATGACCGCGTCGATCGCGTACCCACTGCCGGTCATCGGCGTCCCCGTCCAGGAGAAATCCGTCGACAGCGTCATCGGCATGCCGACCGGTGCACCGATGGTCGCGGTCGATGCCGGCAAGTCGTTCAACGCCGCGCTGTCGGCCGCCCAGATCCTCGCGCGACAACACGACGAGATCCGGGCGCGACTGGTCGATTATCACGAGGACCTGCGCGAGGGCGTCGGAACCGTTTCTCGAGACCTCCACGATGGCGGGACTCCGTCGTTCCGGAACCGCGAGTAG
- a CDS encoding SHOCT domain-containing protein, whose translation MDKGSEIGLFAAALGIPLVLLFALLGSILAAALAFTLVVGLCVSFVVAGRLADKSRSESESDESPERNATDSLETLRDRYARGELTESEFERRVETVLDTESSRSSNETPSRADEDADREPEFDRA comes from the coding sequence GAAATCGGACTCTTCGCCGCTGCTCTCGGGATTCCACTCGTCCTCCTCTTTGCACTCCTGGGTTCGATCCTGGCCGCAGCACTCGCGTTCACACTCGTAGTGGGTCTTTGCGTCTCGTTCGTGGTCGCGGGACGGCTCGCGGACAAGTCTCGGTCGGAATCCGAGTCGGACGAGTCTCCCGAGCGAAACGCGACCGATTCACTCGAGACCCTCCGAGACCGATATGCACGCGGCGAACTCACCGAATCGGAGTTCGAGCGACGAGTCGAAACGGTCCTCGACACCGAGTCGTCGCGCTCGAGCAACGAGACCCCGAGCCGGGCCGACGAAGACGCCGACCGCGAGCCCGAGTTCGATCGAGCCTAA
- the nuoK gene encoding NADH-quinone oxidoreductase subunit NuoK: MTVDVQYYVLLSMAVFCIGLFGVLTRRNALLFLMSVELMLNAANINLIAFAFYHGNLTGQLFALFTMALAAAEVAVGLGIILVLYRNFRDVDVTVPRTMRW, from the coding sequence ATGACCGTCGACGTACAGTACTACGTACTGTTGTCGATGGCCGTGTTCTGTATCGGCCTGTTCGGGGTGCTGACGCGTCGCAACGCACTGTTGTTCCTGATGTCCGTCGAACTCATGTTGAACGCCGCGAATATCAATCTGATCGCGTTCGCGTTCTATCACGGCAACCTCACCGGCCAGCTGTTCGCGCTGTTTACGATGGCGCTGGCTGCCGCCGAGGTCGCCGTCGGACTCGGGATCATCCTGGTGTTGTACCGTAACTTCCGTGATGTCGACGTCACGGTTCCAAGGACGATGAGGTGGTAA
- a CDS encoding ABC transporter ATP-binding protein, translating to MGGKTEASNRHPRGEPVSHGRSETVVSVDGLTKSYGTGSDTVTAVDQLSFEIEAGTVVGLLGPNGAGKTTTIKMLLGLIQPSDGVARLCGTDVEKSSEMVYRSVAAMLEGARNIYWRLTVRENVRFFARLGDEPADPNRVGRIISQVGLESKADTPVNELSRGMKQKASLACTLVRETPVVFLDEPTLGLDVESSLELRRELRQLVTRDGRTVLLSSHDMQVIEAVCDRVIILNDGEILANDTVENLLDVFHTQTFRITVRGRLSPDVRTELTERFGATRWAEHGDQHRFETTSVRGNEFYALMDVLRESSTTFVSVDTVEPDLEDIFLRIIDDGEV from the coding sequence ATGGGCGGAAAGACAGAAGCTTCGAATCGGCATCCGCGAGGCGAACCCGTCTCCCATGGCCGGTCCGAGACGGTCGTGTCGGTCGACGGGTTAACGAAATCGTACGGAACCGGCTCGGATACCGTTACCGCGGTAGACCAACTCTCGTTCGAGATTGAAGCGGGAACCGTCGTCGGTCTGCTCGGACCCAACGGTGCCGGGAAAACGACGACCATCAAAATGCTTCTGGGCCTAATCCAACCCAGTGACGGTGTCGCTCGACTCTGTGGCACCGACGTCGAAAAGTCATCCGAGATGGTGTATCGGTCGGTAGCAGCGATGCTTGAGGGAGCGCGAAACATCTACTGGCGACTGACCGTTCGTGAAAACGTGCGGTTTTTCGCCCGACTCGGAGACGAACCGGCTGACCCGAACCGGGTCGGTCGGATAATTTCGCAGGTCGGACTCGAGTCGAAAGCCGACACTCCGGTAAACGAACTCTCACGCGGAATGAAACAAAAGGCGTCGCTGGCGTGTACGCTCGTCCGGGAAACACCAGTCGTGTTTCTCGACGAGCCGACGCTCGGCCTCGATGTCGAGAGTTCGTTAGAGTTACGTCGCGAGCTCCGGCAACTGGTCACTCGCGACGGGCGAACGGTACTCCTCTCGAGTCACGATATGCAAGTAATAGAAGCGGTCTGCGATCGCGTGATCATTCTGAATGACGGTGAGATACTCGCCAACGACACCGTCGAGAATCTCCTTGACGTATTTCACACCCAGACCTTTCGTATCACCGTCCGGGGCCGACTGTCCCCCGACGTACGGACTGAACTGACCGAACGATTCGGTGCCACTCGGTGGGCCGAACACGGCGACCAACACCGCTTCGAGACGACCAGCGTGCGAGGAAACGAGTTCTACGCGTTGATGGACGTTCTTCGGGAGTCGTCGACGACGTTCGTGTCAGTCGATACCGTCGAACCGGACCTCGAAGACATCTTCCTGCGCATTATCGACGACGGGGAGGTGTGA
- a CDS encoding 5-(carboxyamino)imidazole ribonucleotide synthase, whose protein sequence is MTTLRTPGPTIGVVGGGQLGRMLAEAAAPLGVEVVVLDPTPDCPAAPFARDQIVAGFDDEAGIRELAARADVLTFEIELADQDVMERVSEDTGTPVHPDPSTLETIHDKLVQKRELEAAGVPVPPFREVEDAADVRAAIDDYGAPVMCKARTGGYDGRGNVPVESKADAADALESVAGPAMVESFVDFEREVSVIAVKGEDDVATFPIGENVHEDEILRETVVPARSSDAVTERAHAVARDVLEVMDGRGVYGIELFETREGEILLNEIAPRPHNSGHWTIEGTQTSQFEQHARAVLGWPLGSTELRSPTVMANLLADVDAEQSAQLGDIDEILETPGAALHWYGKRQARPLRKMGHVTLSAAEESESVDELLERARELEDAVTFRP, encoded by the coding sequence ATGACAACGCTACGGACGCCGGGACCGACGATCGGCGTAGTCGGAGGGGGACAGCTCGGGCGGATGCTCGCCGAGGCGGCCGCGCCGCTTGGCGTCGAGGTGGTCGTCCTCGATCCGACGCCTGACTGTCCGGCCGCGCCGTTCGCCCGCGATCAGATCGTCGCCGGGTTCGACGACGAGGCGGGGATCCGCGAACTCGCCGCGCGCGCCGACGTGCTCACGTTCGAAATCGAACTCGCCGATCAGGACGTGATGGAGCGCGTGAGCGAGGACACCGGAACGCCCGTCCATCCCGACCCTTCGACGCTCGAGACCATCCACGACAAACTCGTCCAGAAGCGCGAACTCGAGGCCGCCGGGGTTCCAGTGCCGCCGTTCCGCGAGGTCGAGGACGCCGCCGACGTTCGGGCGGCGATCGACGACTACGGCGCGCCGGTAATGTGCAAGGCCCGGACCGGCGGCTACGACGGCCGGGGTAACGTCCCCGTGGAGTCGAAAGCCGACGCCGCGGACGCCCTCGAGTCGGTCGCCGGCCCCGCGATGGTCGAGTCGTTCGTCGACTTCGAACGCGAGGTGTCGGTCATCGCGGTCAAAGGCGAGGACGACGTCGCGACCTTCCCGATCGGGGAGAACGTCCACGAAGACGAGATCCTCCGGGAGACCGTCGTTCCAGCACGCTCGAGCGACGCCGTCACCGAGCGAGCCCACGCGGTCGCGCGCGATGTCCTCGAAGTAATGGACGGACGCGGCGTCTACGGGATCGAGCTTTTTGAAACGCGTGAGGGAGAGATCCTCCTCAACGAGATCGCGCCGCGCCCGCACAACTCCGGCCACTGGACGATCGAAGGGACCCAAACCTCCCAGTTCGAACAGCACGCTCGTGCCGTCCTGGGCTGGCCGCTTGGCTCGACGGAGCTGCGCTCGCCGACCGTGATGGCGAACCTGCTCGCCGACGTCGACGCGGAACAGTCCGCACAGTTAGGCGACATCGACGAGATCCTCGAGACGCCCGGCGCTGCCCTCCACTGGTACGGCAAGCGGCAGGCCCGCCCGCTGCGTAAAATGGGGCACGTGACGCTCTCGGCGGCCGAAGAGAGCGAATCGGTCGACGAGCTGCTCGAGCGTGCACGCGAACTCGAGGACGCCGTGACGTTCCGACCGTAG